Proteins encoded together in one Myxocyprinus asiaticus isolate MX2 ecotype Aquarium Trade chromosome 9, UBuf_Myxa_2, whole genome shotgun sequence window:
- the cdk5r2a gene encoding cyclin-dependent kinase 5 activator 2a, which yields MGTVLSISPTSRKGGILDEKTDGGHGASGKTEKSLKRHSVLISALTWKRLVAASAKKKSAKKVNPNPPVSQIINPVDQLNTENLKKSQSGSERKTKPGPLAVPVPTVPDKSLRSSQNQNASQNGKQLLSVQRQPSSRSIISPRRVIVQASTGELLRCLSEFMCRRCYKLKELSPNEIILWFRNVDRSLLIQGWQDQGFITPANLVFVYLLCREAVTEDISSEYELQATFLTCLYLAYSYMGNEISYPLKPFLVETNKEVFWERSLRIIDKMSAKMLQINSDPHFFTEVFQDLKNEGGSNDTNGRWNNNLDR from the coding sequence ATGGGCACGGTGCTCTCTATTTCTCCCACGTCCAGAAAAGGTGGGATTCTGGATGAGAAGACGGATGGGGGGCACGGAGCTAGCGGCAAGACGGAGAAGAGTCTAAAGCGCCATTCGGTGCTCATTTCGGCACTGACTTGGAAGCGATTGGTCGCCGCCTCGGCCAAGAAGAAGAGTGCCAAGAAAGTGAACCCGAACCCACCAGTATCTCAGATCATTAACCCCGTGGACCAGCTGAACACCGAAAATCTCAAGAAGTCTCAGTCAGGCTCCGAGCGCAAGACGAAGCCTGGTCCACTTGCCGTGCCAGTTCCTACCGTACCAGATAAAAGCCTTCGATCCAGTCAAAACCAGAATGCGTCCCAGAACGGAAAACAGCTCCTCTCGGTCCAAAGGCAACCGAGTAGTCGCTCGATCATCTCCCCCAGACGCGTCATCGTCCAAGCCTCCACTGGAGAGCTCCTTCGCTGTCTGAGTGAGTTCATGTGCAGGAGGTGCTACAAACTCAAAGAGCTGAGCCCCAATGAGATCATCCTGTGGTTCCGAAACGTTGACCGATCGCTGCTCATCCAAGGTTGGCAAGACCAGGGTTTTATTACTCCTGCCAACTTGGTGTTTGTCTATCTGCTTTGTCGGGAGGCGGTGACCGAGGATATCTCCAGCGAGTATGAGCTGCAGGCCACCTTTCTCACCTGCCTGTACCTCGCCTACTCTTACATGGGCAACGAGATCTCATACCCGCTCAAGCCCTTCCTTGTGGAGACCAACAAGGAGGTGTTCTGGGAGCGCTCCCTGCGGATCATTGATAAAATGAGTGCCAAAATGCTGCAGATCAACTCCGATCCGCATTTCTTCACCGAGGTTTTCCAAGACCTCAAGAACGAGGGAGGCTCAAATGACACGAACGGAAGATGGAATAATAACCTGGACCGCTAA
- the wnt6a gene encoding protein Wnt-6 — MMLSMQKHLFLVLIILNTTSIPLLPKVDGNPLVMDPNSICRRARPLVGRHADLCQSQPELIQEVAKGAMLGIRECQHQFLNRRWNCTSQSRSFAKILQQDIRETAFVYAITAAGVLHAVTQACSQGKLPQCGCVTLQSSSETYHDSQTEEVPKQVYPGQDRNWDWGGCGDDVDFGYEKSRQFMDIRQRKGKSDIKTLIDLHNNEAGRLAIRIQMRTECKCHGLSGSCTLRSCWRKMPLFRQVGDHLMQSFHAAVRVMGGNDGKSLVPINPDIPPLDANVLIYSAESPDFCQANQRTGTEGTQGRVCNSTETGPGGCDSLCCGKGFADYTVEYEENCLCQFHWCCVVQCQKCSVRKDVSLCL; from the exons ATGATGCTCTCtatgcaaaaacaccttttctTGGTCCTTATTATCCTTAATACGACCTCCATACCTCTGCTACCAAA GGTGGATGGCAACCCTTTAGTGATGGACCCCAACAGCATCTGTCGTAGGGCTAGACCTCTAGTAGGCAGACATGCTGACCTATGCCAATCTCAGCCTGAGTTAATTCAGGAAGTGGCAAAAGGTGCCATGCTGGGTATACGGGAATGCCAACATCAGTTTCTGAATCGTCGTTGGAACTGCACTAGCCAGAGCAGAAGCTTTGCCAAAATCTTGCAGCAAG ATATCCGGGAAACTGCATTTGTGTATGCCATCACTGCTGCTGGGGTGCTGCATGCTGTAACACAAGCCTGCAGCCAGGGAAAGCTGCCACAGTGCGGCTGTGTGACCCTTCAGAGTTCCTCTGAAACTTACCATGATTCCCAAACTGAGGAGGTGCCCAAACAGGTTTATCCTGGCCAAGACAGGAACTGGGATTGGGGGGGCTGTGGAGATGATGTAGACTTTGGCTATGAGAAGTCTCGTCAGTTCATGGACATCAGGCAGCGAAAAGGCAAGAGTGACATTAAGACTCTCATTGATCTGCACAACAACGAGGCAGGACGGCTg GCCATACGGATACAGATGCGGACGGAGTGTAAATGTCATGGCCTTTCTGGTTCCTGCACACTCCGCAGCTGTTGGAGGAAGATGCCTCTCTTCCGTCAGGTTGGTGACCACCTCATGCAGAGCTTCCATGCGGCCGTCCGTGTGATGGGTGGAAATGATGGCAAATCACTTGTTCCCATCAATCCGGATATCCCACCTCTGGATGCTAACGTTCTCATCTATTCAGCTGAGTCGCCTGACTTCTGCCAGGCCAATCAGAGGACTGGTACAGAAGGCACACAGGGCCGTGTGTGTAATAGCACAGAGACAGGGCCGGGAGGCTGTGACAGCCTGTGCTGTGGTAAAGGATTTGCTGACTACACTGTAGAATATGAGGAGAACTGTCTGTGTCAGTTTCACTGGTGCTGTGTGGTTCAGTGCCAGAAATGTTCTGTGAGAAAAGATGTCAGCCTCTGTCTATGA